In the bacterium genome, AGATAGGTGACCTGCTCCACGTTCCCTGTCATAGCCGAAGATCCTTCGCTGTCGCTGGAACGTCATGGGCCCTCCTTGGACCGCCCAGCGCAGATGATGCCAGAATCGGAGATCCATGGCAACACGGATTTGGACCCCAAATGCCTGAGATTTTGGCGCGAATGCGGAGAAACTTCCACCCTCCCTCGGCTCGCTGGAACAATGGCGCCTGGCATCCACCATAAGGCTATCCCCCTGTGTCAGGGTAGTTGTCGCCTCACCTGAGACCTTGATCAAGGGGGCAGGAGACGACTCGAATGAGACTGTTTCATGCATTGCTGTCGTGGCTGGGCGTGCCCGATCGTTGGGCTCGCTGGATAGTGCTGAGGGTGAGCCCGTCGGAGGGCTCGCTGGTCCGCGAGACGCGCCCACTCGGACCGACCAAGTCGGCGCCAGCACCGACCGGAGGGCTCGCTGGTCCGCGAGACGCGCCCACTCGGACCGGCCGGCGGTCCTCACTCGGGCGAAGGGCGTGCCGCCGAAGCTCGCGCAGATTCATGCGACAACTATCTTGACATCCACCGCTATGCTTGGCATCCACCACAGGCTATACTGTGGACGACGATCCGGCGGCACGCTGCGTCGGCCGCCGACAGCGGGAGCTGCGCAGTGAATCGCGTCTCTATTCCATCCTATCTGAAGTCCTTGGCTGCCAAGCCACTCTACTACATGCCCAACGGTGGCAACGCCGGAGATGCGCTCATCGCCCAGGCGACCTACCAGATGCTTGGGGATCATCAAATCGAGTACGAGATCGTCTCGCCGAGAGACGACTTGACCGATCAGGTCGTCGCTTATGGCGGTGGTGGCAATTTTAC is a window encoding:
- a CDS encoding polysaccharide pyruvyl transferase family protein, giving the protein MNRVSIPSYLKSLAAKPLYYMPNGGNAGDALIAQATYQMLGDHQIEYEIVSPRDDLTDQVVAYGGGGNFT